Proteins from one Polynucleobacter wuianus genomic window:
- a CDS encoding 2-hydroxyacid dehydrogenase, with amino-acid sequence MIPVNSVLQVGHFPEIMQAEIDRRFTPTRHPDVNAPPPPGNFEAILVRSNTKLPEALVKQIPSIKLVSTCGVGYDNLPLPYLKAHGIKASNTPGVLNDAVCELAIGMMLSLMRRLPESQEHVKSGAWSKGLFQLTTTLAGKRVGIAGMGRIGQDLAKRLEPFKVEIAYSGPNPKPVPYTYYKEVVDLALACDVLFLACPASTDTDNLIDAKVLEALGSSSYLINIARGSVVNEAALLYALQHKQIAGAALDVFNNEPNPNPAFLELDNVLLTPHIGSATLETRIAMTNLAVDNLEAFFKQQPLLTEVHY; translated from the coding sequence ATGATCCCCGTCAATTCGGTGCTACAGGTCGGCCATTTCCCTGAGATTATGCAGGCGGAAATTGATCGCCGCTTTACGCCTACTCGGCATCCAGATGTAAATGCCCCGCCGCCTCCAGGAAACTTCGAGGCCATCTTGGTTCGCTCCAATACAAAATTACCAGAAGCCCTTGTAAAGCAGATCCCGAGCATTAAATTGGTATCCACCTGTGGGGTTGGTTATGACAACCTACCGCTACCCTACCTAAAAGCCCATGGGATTAAGGCAAGCAATACGCCCGGCGTTCTCAATGATGCAGTCTGCGAACTTGCTATTGGCATGATGCTTAGCCTTATGCGACGCCTTCCAGAGTCTCAAGAGCATGTAAAAAGTGGCGCCTGGTCGAAAGGTCTCTTTCAACTCACCACTACCTTGGCAGGCAAACGGGTTGGCATTGCCGGCATGGGTCGTATCGGCCAAGATTTGGCGAAGCGCCTTGAACCATTTAAGGTAGAAATAGCCTACTCAGGACCTAATCCAAAGCCAGTGCCCTATACCTATTACAAAGAGGTAGTGGATTTGGCACTAGCTTGTGATGTTCTGTTCTTGGCTTGCCCGGCTTCCACTGATACGGACAACTTAATCGACGCCAAAGTTCTTGAGGCACTTGGGTCGTCATCTTATTTGATTAATATTGCGCGTGGCAGTGTTGTAAATGAAGCCGCGCTTTTATATGCACTGCAACATAAACAAATTGCAGGTGCTGCCTTGGACGTGTTTAATAATGAACCCAATCCAAATCCTGCCTTTTTGGAGCTTGATAATGTTTTACTCACGCCCCATATCGGAAGCGCTACCTTGGAAACACGGATAGCAATGACGAACTTAGCTGTAGATAATTTAGAAGCCTTCTTTAAACAACAACCACTTCTTACCGAAGTTCATTATTAA
- a CDS encoding cytochrome b/b6 domain-containing protein, giving the protein MKKTIRVWDLPIRLFHWLLVLCITGSLISVNLGDSAIEYHAYFGYSILTLLIFRIIWGFVGSRHARFASFFPTRAGILEYLQGKSPRMLGHNPIGALSVFALLFVLSVQVFTGLFVDDEIAFQGPLAKYVPNAVVSFLSEIHEGNQVVIYTLIAIHIAAIWFYKRYKGENLIKPMISGDKEIDPSEEAKYLPSDLGQPSKDGGLQRALALVLLSAIAVAVGYLITK; this is encoded by the coding sequence ATGAAGAAAACGATTCGTGTCTGGGACTTGCCAATCCGCCTGTTTCACTGGTTACTGGTGCTTTGTATCACTGGTAGCTTAATTAGCGTTAACCTAGGTGATAGCGCGATTGAATACCATGCTTATTTTGGCTACAGCATCTTGACCTTGTTGATATTTAGAATCATCTGGGGCTTTGTAGGCTCTAGGCATGCTCGCTTTGCTTCATTTTTCCCAACCCGCGCCGGCATTTTGGAATACCTGCAAGGGAAGTCACCACGCATGTTGGGGCATAACCCGATTGGTGCTCTCTCGGTCTTTGCTTTGCTCTTTGTCTTGAGTGTTCAAGTGTTCACCGGCTTATTTGTGGATGATGAGATTGCTTTTCAGGGGCCATTAGCGAAGTACGTACCTAATGCAGTAGTTTCTTTTTTATCTGAAATTCACGAAGGCAATCAAGTGGTGATCTACACCTTGATTGCGATCCATATCGCTGCGATTTGGTTTTATAAGAGATACAAAGGCGAAAATTTAATAAAGCCAATGATTAGTGGCGATAAAGAAATCGACCCAAGCGAGGAAGCAAAATATTTGCCTTCTGACTTGGGTCAACCCTCCAAGGATGGAGGTCTACAGCGTGCTCTGGCTTTGGTGCTGTTAAGCGCTATTGCCGTCGCAGTGGGTTATTTGATTACCAAATAA
- a CDS encoding TRAP transporter permease: protein MNQNVIDNETQEKLDAFIKQEEGDSNDYKGLLAKFITLVAVGMSLFHLYAAYSIVPTQELRVIHVALVLFLVFLSFPIATRFKNRLMPWDIVFAVASVAIAYYILSGGDDFMDRNTAPNATDVMVGIALILLILESVRRTNGMILVSVTALFLLYALFGNHLPAPWTHKGYDLDRLVGYMYMTLEGIYGTAVDVSATLIILFTIFGAFLQFTGAGKFFIDFSFAAMGGKSSGVGRTIVMSSFLLGGPSGSGVATTVTVGSVAAPMLEKVGYEKNAAGGLLAAGGLGAIISPPVLGAAAFLIADFLKISYLDVLLMASIPTILFYLGLFVMVEIDVRKYNMKSIHFESTESAWQLTQKYWFHFFSLISIVVFMLMGFSPVMSVFWATVVSALSSMLREDTAIIPWAWFKGKEPILSGLYNSNLTKALASGSTGVLAIAATCAGAGLIVGTVTLTGLGLKFSSIVIQYAGGSLLLTTIFTALVVWVVGLAVPVTASYIICAVIAAPALINLGVPAFAAHMFIFYYAVLSEVSPPTALSPFAAAAICKGNPYQTTLQTWKYVAPAILVPFMFVLDKSGVSLLLMGSTDALEQADWLQIAWVSFTAVVGIICLAGGLQGWFIEKTKVFERIIMVVSGVALAYPSTEADLIGFVGFALVLATQTITHFKLHPRST from the coding sequence ATGAATCAAAACGTCATCGATAACGAAACACAGGAAAAATTAGATGCCTTCATCAAGCAGGAGGAAGGTGACTCAAATGACTACAAAGGCTTATTAGCCAAGTTCATTACACTCGTTGCAGTGGGCATGTCTCTTTTTCATTTATACGCTGCATACTCCATCGTACCTACACAAGAGTTGCGCGTGATTCACGTGGCACTCGTTTTATTTTTAGTGTTCTTAAGCTTCCCTATTGCAACACGCTTTAAAAATCGACTGATGCCCTGGGATATCGTCTTTGCAGTGGCATCGGTAGCGATTGCGTATTACATCCTCAGCGGCGGCGATGATTTTATGGATAGAAACACTGCCCCCAACGCAACCGATGTCATGGTGGGCATTGCCTTAATTCTTCTGATTTTAGAAAGCGTGCGCAGAACCAATGGGATGATCCTAGTTAGCGTTACAGCCTTGTTTTTGCTCTACGCTCTGTTTGGCAATCATTTGCCAGCGCCTTGGACTCACAAGGGATACGATCTCGATCGCTTAGTGGGTTACATGTACATGACGCTGGAGGGAATTTACGGCACAGCAGTAGACGTGTCCGCAACCCTCATTATTCTCTTCACGATCTTTGGCGCATTCTTGCAGTTCACGGGTGCAGGCAAATTCTTCATTGACTTCTCTTTTGCAGCAATGGGTGGCAAATCCTCTGGAGTTGGTAGAACCATAGTGATGTCCTCCTTCCTCTTGGGTGGTCCATCAGGTTCGGGTGTAGCCACTACCGTGACTGTCGGCTCAGTTGCCGCACCAATGCTAGAAAAAGTTGGGTACGAGAAAAACGCTGCGGGTGGTCTTTTAGCTGCAGGGGGTCTTGGTGCCATCATTTCCCCGCCGGTATTAGGTGCTGCTGCATTCTTGATTGCCGACTTTCTAAAGATTTCTTATTTAGACGTGCTATTGATGGCCAGCATTCCGACTATCTTGTTCTACCTAGGTTTATTTGTCATGGTGGAAATCGATGTTCGCAAGTACAACATGAAGAGCATTCACTTTGAATCTACTGAGTCTGCTTGGCAGCTTACCCAGAAGTATTGGTTCCATTTCTTCTCACTCATCTCTATTGTGGTGTTTATGCTCATGGGCTTTTCACCAGTGATGTCCGTGTTCTGGGCAACAGTAGTTTCTGCTCTCTCTAGTATGTTGAGAGAAGATACCGCGATCATTCCTTGGGCCTGGTTTAAGGGCAAAGAACCAATTCTTTCCGGTTTGTATAACTCCAACCTTACCAAAGCACTAGCCTCAGGCTCTACCGGCGTTTTAGCAATTGCAGCTACTTGCGCAGGCGCTGGCTTAATCGTAGGCACAGTGACTCTGACTGGACTTGGCCTCAAATTTAGCTCGATCGTGATTCAATACGCCGGTGGCTCACTACTGCTTACGACCATCTTCACGGCTCTAGTTGTTTGGGTTGTAGGTCTAGCAGTACCAGTGACAGCGTCATACATTATTTGTGCAGTGATCGCAGCGCCTGCCCTGATTAATTTGGGTGTACCAGCGTTTGCAGCACACATGTTTATCTTTTACTACGCTGTGCTATCTGAAGTATCTCCCCCAACCGCACTATCGCCATTTGCTGCGGCTGCAATCTGCAAGGGGAATCCCTACCAAACAACTTTGCAGACTTGGAAATATGTTGCACCTGCGATCCTTGTTCCCTTCATGTTCGTGCTAGATAAATCAGGCGTCAGTTTATTGCTCATGGGATCAACCGATGCGCTTGAGCAAGCCGACTGGTTGCAAATTGCTTGGGTATCCTTTACTGCAGTTGTTGGAATCATCTGCTTGGCTGGTGGTCTACAAGGTTGGTTTATTGAGAAGACTAAAGTCTTTGAACGCATCATCATGGTGGTCTCTGGCGTTGCCTTGGCCTATCCATCTACTGAAGCAGACTTAATTGGTTTTGTGGGCTTTGCTTTGGTATTGGCTACCCAAACGATTACCCACTTCAAGCTACACCCCAGATCAACATAA
- a CDS encoding TAXI family TRAP transporter solute-binding subunit: MKLLKVIVLSLSFLWAGAQAQNISIATGGTGGVYYPMGGGLASVLSSKVPGMSATAEVTGGSVDNLNLIGTGKPYVGFSMADAAKDAQVGEGKFAGKKVDLRTLVVLYPNLMHVVTVDSTGIKSMKDLKGKRVSTGAPGSATEVMAFRILEAAGLDKDKDVKRERLSVAESVNAVKDRKIDAFFWVGGLPTAAVTDLANTPGTKIIMVDTSDEVATMNKKYGNLYFVTTIPKATYSGMAKDNKVAAVANILVVNANMPDDQAYKIVKTMFDNKLELVRTHQEFMNVSLENQKTKSTPVDFHPGALKYFKEKNVKLN; the protein is encoded by the coding sequence ATGAAACTACTCAAAGTCATTGTTCTATCACTCAGCTTTTTGTGGGCTGGAGCACAAGCGCAAAATATTTCGATTGCGACGGGTGGTACTGGGGGCGTTTACTACCCGATGGGCGGTGGTTTAGCCTCCGTTCTCTCCAGCAAAGTACCTGGCATGTCTGCAACTGCTGAGGTAACTGGCGGTTCAGTAGATAACCTCAACCTCATCGGTACCGGCAAGCCTTATGTTGGATTTTCAATGGCTGATGCTGCAAAAGATGCGCAGGTTGGTGAAGGTAAATTTGCAGGCAAGAAAGTAGATCTTCGTACCTTGGTGGTGCTCTATCCAAACCTGATGCACGTAGTGACTGTCGATTCCACTGGAATTAAATCCATGAAAGACTTAAAAGGTAAACGCGTCAGTACTGGCGCCCCTGGAAGCGCAACCGAAGTGATGGCATTTCGTATCCTCGAAGCTGCTGGTCTTGATAAAGACAAAGATGTTAAACGTGAGCGCTTAAGTGTTGCTGAATCAGTCAATGCCGTCAAAGATCGTAAGATCGATGCATTCTTCTGGGTAGGTGGCTTACCAACAGCAGCCGTTACTGATCTTGCAAACACCCCTGGAACTAAAATCATCATGGTTGATACTAGCGATGAGGTTGCTACTATGAATAAGAAATACGGAAACCTGTATTTTGTTACCACCATTCCTAAGGCTACCTATAGCGGCATGGCAAAAGATAACAAAGTTGCGGCCGTTGCAAATATTCTAGTGGTTAATGCAAACATGCCTGACGATCAAGCCTATAAGATCGTCAAGACTATGTTTGATAACAAGCTAGAGCTGGTTCGTACTCATCAAGAGTTTATGAATGTCAGCCTAGAAAATCAAAAGACAAAATCAACACCAGTAGATTTTCACCCTGGCGCCCTGAAATACTTTAAAGAGAAAAACGTCAAATTGAATTAA
- a CDS encoding 3-hydroxyacyl-CoA dehydrogenase family protein — protein MLFTPAETKVVVVGGGTMGADVAAVCARGGCAVQVVEPTTERRALLPDYFVNTMTDLGYEHRIHLLSVAGSLEEVDWADIDLVIECVPERLDIKRELFAKLEKYAKPEAVLASNSTSFPISQIAEGLKTSARMIGLHFFMPAHLIPCVEVIYGAKTSPMVGDSLTRLMTACGMVPVTVKKDLPGFLANRLQHALSREAFSMVDAGICTPEDIDKAVRYGFGFRYIAAGPAMQRDHAGLEIHAAGGATIYPTLNNSSTIARCLSERVESGKFGMKTGEGFYPWTAETIKAERERYQSALREGLKIIQKELPEIK, from the coding sequence ATGTTGTTTACCCCAGCTGAAACTAAAGTGGTCGTTGTCGGTGGCGGTACGATGGGCGCCGATGTCGCTGCCGTCTGCGCGCGGGGTGGTTGTGCCGTCCAGGTGGTCGAGCCGACTACAGAGCGTCGTGCGCTATTGCCAGATTATTTTGTTAACACCATGACAGATTTGGGTTACGAGCATCGTATCCATTTATTGTCTGTGGCAGGCTCGCTTGAAGAGGTTGATTGGGCTGATATTGATTTGGTCATCGAGTGTGTGCCAGAGCGGTTGGATATTAAGCGTGAATTATTTGCCAAGCTAGAGAAGTATGCAAAACCAGAAGCAGTGCTTGCAAGTAATAGCACTAGCTTTCCAATTAGCCAAATTGCAGAAGGATTAAAAACTTCCGCCCGAATGATTGGCTTACATTTTTTCATGCCAGCACATTTGATTCCTTGTGTTGAAGTCATTTATGGAGCAAAGACTTCACCTATGGTTGGTGATAGCCTTACTCGACTCATGACCGCTTGTGGTATGGTGCCAGTCACCGTTAAAAAAGATTTACCAGGTTTTCTGGCAAATCGCTTACAACATGCCTTATCACGCGAAGCCTTCTCGATGGTGGATGCAGGTATTTGCACACCGGAGGATATTGATAAGGCGGTGCGCTATGGATTTGGCTTTCGCTATATCGCCGCCGGTCCAGCAATGCAGCGGGATCATGCGGGTCTTGAGATCCATGCCGCTGGCGGAGCGACGATTTATCCTACGTTGAATAATTCCTCAACGATTGCAAGGTGCTTAAGTGAGCGCGTTGAGAGCGGGAAGTTTGGCATGAAAACTGGAGAGGGTTTTTATCCTTGGACTGCAGAAACTATTAAAGCAGAGCGTGAGCGCTATCAGTCTGCATTACGTGAGGGCTTAAAAATTATTCAAAAAGAGTTACCAGAAATCAAATAG
- a CDS encoding MFS transporter has translation MNPSKAFRTLLLYRVGATLSYQITMVAVGWHIYELTNSVVSLGLVGLAELVPYFLLALYAGHAVDHYSRKLIAAIACMIHIAVALFLTAIALNWLTPPVPLIYTAIACIGAGRALLRPSYTAIFGQIIPREQLPRYTAYASSAFQICVVAGPGLGGLMIGFAGLEWTYLLAGVCGAIGLYGITFIHAPQEKMSQLSGHFFKSFLEGFEYVRKHELILGIMALDMFAVLFGGAVSILPAFVKEVLNAGPEVLGILRAAPAAGAVITGIYLAKRPVLTDSGKHLFLSVAGFGLAIIAFGLSSHLWVCAFFLFISGCCDSVSVVIRGSIMQLTTPDHMRGRISAINGIFIGSSNELGALESGIAASMMGLVPSIVFGGAATIAIVLITYRLAPHLSKLHLKDIS, from the coding sequence ATGAACCCAAGCAAAGCCTTTAGAACCCTACTGCTCTACCGTGTTGGCGCAACACTGAGCTACCAAATTACGATGGTAGCGGTAGGTTGGCACATATATGAACTCACTAATAGCGTTGTTTCATTGGGCTTAGTGGGTTTAGCTGAGCTTGTACCCTACTTCCTGCTGGCGCTCTATGCTGGTCATGCAGTGGATCATTACTCGCGCAAATTGATTGCTGCGATTGCCTGCATGATTCATATTGCGGTTGCATTATTTCTGACAGCAATTGCCCTTAACTGGCTTACGCCACCCGTTCCCCTCATTTACACTGCGATCGCATGCATTGGAGCAGGTCGTGCTTTATTAAGGCCTTCCTATACCGCCATCTTTGGGCAGATTATTCCTAGAGAGCAATTACCACGTTACACAGCATATGCATCTTCAGCATTTCAGATTTGCGTTGTAGCAGGCCCAGGTTTGGGAGGCCTGATGATTGGTTTTGCAGGACTGGAATGGACTTATCTATTAGCGGGAGTTTGTGGCGCTATTGGTTTATATGGCATCACCTTTATTCACGCGCCCCAAGAAAAAATGAGCCAACTTTCTGGTCACTTTTTCAAAAGCTTTTTGGAAGGCTTTGAATATGTTCGTAAACATGAGTTGATTCTAGGCATCATGGCATTAGATATGTTTGCTGTTTTGTTTGGTGGTGCCGTTTCCATTCTTCCTGCTTTTGTTAAGGAAGTATTAAATGCAGGCCCAGAAGTATTAGGCATTCTGCGTGCTGCACCAGCAGCAGGCGCTGTGATCACGGGAATCTATTTAGCGAAACGACCAGTATTAACAGACTCTGGTAAACACCTCTTCTTATCGGTTGCCGGGTTTGGCTTAGCGATTATTGCCTTTGGTCTTTCCAGCCATTTATGGGTGTGTGCATTCTTCTTATTTATTTCAGGATGCTGTGATTCTGTATCAGTAGTCATTCGCGGCAGCATCATGCAACTGACAACCCCCGATCATATGCGTGGGCGCATCAGCGCCATTAACGGTATCTTTATTGGATCCTCAAATGAATTGGGTGCACTTGAATCAGGAATCGCGGCCAGCATGATGGGCTTAGTGCCTTCTATTGTCTTCGGCGGTGCAGCCACTATTGCGATCGTATTGATCACCTATCGACTTGCGCCGCACTTAAGCAAACTCCATCTCAAAGATATTTCCTAG
- a CDS encoding dihydrodipicolinate synthase family protein, whose translation MTISLHPSTLPAVLSPVLTPFKADGSPDAQKLLKQCKWLESNDVGQAVFGTNSEANSMSAPQKMSTLTALIEGGLNPEHMMPGTGATSIDATVNMTRHAVNHKCAGVLMLPPFYYKDVTDDGLFAYFSEVIQKVGNSALQIYIYNIPPVTKINLSLSLLERLSKEYPKTVVGMKDSSGDWAYTESVIKLLAPSGFRVYAGSEVFLMRTLRAGGVGCISATANVNPHALADLAAHWKDANADERQAELDKVRSVFAKYQMIAGMKTAVAHFSKDPEWLRVRPPLMQLTADQQAQLLSELKQINFSMPGL comes from the coding sequence ATGACTATCTCTTTGCATCCCTCTACTTTGCCAGCGGTGTTATCACCAGTGTTGACGCCATTTAAGGCAGACGGCAGCCCAGATGCCCAGAAACTACTAAAGCAATGTAAGTGGTTGGAGTCCAATGATGTTGGTCAAGCCGTCTTTGGCACCAACTCTGAAGCCAACTCCATGTCTGCCCCACAAAAGATGAGTACTTTGACCGCTCTCATTGAAGGTGGTTTGAATCCTGAACATATGATGCCTGGAACTGGCGCAACTTCAATTGATGCCACAGTCAACATGACACGTCATGCAGTCAATCATAAGTGTGCTGGTGTATTGATGCTGCCGCCGTTCTACTACAAAGACGTTACTGATGATGGCCTGTTTGCTTATTTCTCAGAAGTCATTCAGAAGGTAGGTAATTCAGCCTTACAAATTTATATCTACAACATTCCACCGGTTACTAAAATTAATCTTAGCCTATCACTACTGGAGCGTTTGTCAAAAGAGTATCCAAAAACAGTAGTTGGCATGAAAGATAGCTCTGGTGATTGGGCTTATACCGAATCTGTGATCAAGCTATTGGCGCCATCAGGCTTCCGCGTCTATGCTGGCAGCGAAGTCTTTTTGATGCGTACTCTGCGCGCTGGTGGCGTTGGCTGCATCTCTGCTACAGCAAACGTTAATCCTCACGCCCTTGCTGATCTTGCTGCGCACTGGAAAGACGCCAATGCAGATGAACGTCAAGCGGAGTTAGATAAGGTGCGTAGTGTGTTTGCAAAATATCAAATGATTGCCGGCATGAAAACAGCAGTTGCCCACTTTAGCAAAGATCCAGAGTGGCTGCGTGTACGCCCACCACTCATGCAATTGACAGCAGATCAACAAGCCCAGCTATTGAGCGAGTTAAAGCAAATTAACTTCAGCATGCCTGGTCTTTAA